Proteins from a single region of Juglans microcarpa x Juglans regia isolate MS1-56 chromosome 5S, Jm3101_v1.0, whole genome shotgun sequence:
- the LOC121266960 gene encoding uncharacterized protein LOC121266960, which yields MSSFNNTTNFDNLLLQTLMGRLQIRPPTNPFNSQSLEDLLFDAANLSDDNDDDSSNKTQLAKEESKLEKEIVRVILSGNTDSLKPNSGQAVTIGEHHICVGFHEDTGSDYRVWEWHGHIMLFDEENGYTPEYIYGNYFERLLVKSRSGEEEKEEVEEVEEEKEEQVGILGLRDLIDGGDTGGARILHRNLNSGSPRFI from the coding sequence ATGAGCTCGTTCAACAACACCACCAATTTCGACAACCTCCTCCTCCAAACTCTGATGGGTCGCCTCCAAATCCGCCCTCCGACCAACCCGTTCAACTCCCAGTCCCTCGAGGACCTCCTCTTCGATGCCGCCAATCTTTCCGACGATAACGACGACGATAGTAGCAACAAGACCCAGCTCGCCAAAGAAGAATCCAAGCTCGAGAAGGAAATTGTCCGGGTAATCCTCAGCGGAAATACTGATTCCCTCAAACCTAACTCTGGCCAGGCTGTCACCATCGGCGAGCACCATATTTGCGTCGGGTTTCACGAGGATACAGGTTCGGATTATCGAGTATGGGAGTGGCATGGGCATATAATGCTCTTTGATGAAGAGAACGGATACACGCCTgagtatatatatggaaattaCTTTGAGAGGTTGTTGGTTAAGTCGCGTAGTGgtgaggaggagaaggaggaggtggaggaggtggaggaggagaaggaagagCAGGTGGGGATCTTGGGGCTGAGGGACTTGATTGATGGTGGGGATACCGGTGGTGCTCGAATTCTTCATCGGAACTTGAATTCTGGTTCTCCAAGGTTTATATAA